In bacterium, the DNA window TCTTATCCTGAAATCTCCTGCTTCTATAACATTTACTTCTACATTTACTACCAGGTAATTATACCACTCATCATTATCTGTATCCAGGCCATAATCAGTAAAACTACCAGTAAAACTTGCATCAGGCAGTTGAAATTGTCTATGAGAATATATGCCAGTAGTATAAGCATCTTGAATATCATCAAGACAGGTATTACCTTGATATAAATCCAGATTACGCAATTTATACGGTCCCTCGTAACCTTTATTATAAATCTCTCTACCATCAAACTTAAGTTCTACTGTATGGGTTCCAGATAATAATGAGATATTGGTATGTACATAGGTTATGGAATGATTCCCTGAGTTGTCATATAAATTTCCTCTTATCCTGAAATCTCCTGCTTCTATAGCATTTACCTCTGCATTTATTACCAAATAATTATAATATTCATCATCATCTGTATCCAGAGCATAATCAGTAAAACTACCAGTAAAACTTGCCTGTGGTGGTTGAAATTGGGTATAGGAATATGTGCCAGTATAACCAGATATATATTCAAGGTGGAAATTACTTTGCCATAAATCCAGACGCAATCCATACGGTCCATCGTAACCTCTATTATAAATCTCTCTCCCATCAAACTTAAGTTCTACTGTATGTGTTCCAGATAATAATGAGATATTGGTATATACATAGGTTATGGAATGATTCCCTGAGTTGTCATATAAATTTCCTCTTATCCTGAAATCTCCTGCTTCTATAACATTTACTTCTACCTTTACTACCAGGTAATTATACCACTCATCATTATCTGTATCCAGGCCATAATCAGTAAAACTACCAGTAAAACTTGCCTCTGGGATTTGAAATTGAGTATAAGAATATGTACCTGTGGTGTAAGCATTAGAGATATAGTCAAGTTGAGCACCTGTATTTTCATCTCTTAGGTAGAGATTCTGTAATTTATATGGTCCATCATAGCTTTTATCATAAATCCGTCTGCCATCAAATTTAAGCTCTATTGTATGTGTTCCTGGTGATAATGATATATTGGTAAACCCATAGGTTATGGAATTACTCCCTGAATTATCATATAACCATTTTTCTATTCTAAATTCCCCTGCTTTTATAACATTTACTTCCGCATTTATTACTAAATAATTATATCGCTCATCATCATCTGTATCCAGAGCATAATCAGTAAAACTACCGGTAAACTTTGCATTCGGGGATTGAAATTGAGTATAAGAGTATGTGCCAGTAGTATAAGCATTAGAGATATAGTCAAGTTGAATATAATCTTGCCATAACTTTATATAACGCAATTTATACGGTCCATTATAACCTTTACTGTAAATTTCTCTCCCGTCAAATTTAAGTTCTATTGTATGTGTACCTGTTGCTAATAGTATATTATGAGTATAGCCACAGCTTATATAATTCCCTAAATTATCGTATAAATTTCCATCTATTCTAAATTCCCCTGTTTCTAAAACATTTATTTCTACATTTATTACTAAATAATTATATCTTTCATCATCATCCGTATCTAAACAATAATCAGTAAAACTACCAGTAAAACTTGCCTCTGGGATTTGAAATTGAGTATAAGAATATGTACCTGTGGTGTAAGCATTAGAGATATAGTCAAGTTGAGTACCTGTATTTTCATCTCTTATGTAGAGATTTTGTAATTTATATGGTCCATCATAGCTTTTATCATAAATCTCTCTGCCATCAAATTTAAGCTCTATTGTATGTGTTCCTGGTGATAATGATATATTGGTAAACCCATAGGTTATGGAATGATTTCCTGAGTTGTCATATAAATTTCCTCTTATCCTGAAATCTCCTGCTTCTATAACATTTACTTCTACATTTACTACCAGGTAATTATACCACTCATCATTATCTGTATCCAGGCCATAATCAGTAAAACTACCTGTAAAACTTACCTTTGGTGGTTGAAATTGGGTATAGGAGTATGTACCAGTAGTAAATGCATCTTGAATGTCATCAAGACAGGTATTACCTTGATATAAATCCAGATTACACAATTTATACGGTCCATCATAGCCTTTATTATAAATCTCTCTACCATCAAACTTAAGTTCTACTGTATGTGTTCCAGATAATAATGAGATATTGGTATGTACATAGGTTATGGAATGATTCCCTGAGTTGTCATATAAATTTCCTCTTATCCTGAAATCTCCTGCTTCTATAACATTTACCTCTGCATTTATTACCAAATAATTATAATATTCATCATCATCTGTATCCAGAGCATAATCAGTAAAACTACCAGTAAAACTTGCATCAGGCAGTTGAAATTGTGTATGAGAATATATGCCAGTAGTATAAGCATCTTGAATATCATCAAGATAGGTATTACCTTGATATAAATCCAGATTACGCAATTTATACGGTCCATCATAGCCTTTATTATAAATCTCTCTACCATCAAACTTAAGTTCTACTGTATGTGTTCCAGATAATAATGAGATATTGGTATATACCTGGGTTATGGAATTATTCCCCAAGTTGTCATATAAATTTCCTCTTATCCTGAAATCTCCTGCTTCTATAACATTTACTTCTACATTTACTACCAGGTAATTATACCACTCATCATTATCTGTATCCAGGCCATAATCAGTAAAACTACCAGTAAAACTTGCCTGTGGTGGTTGAAATTGGGTATAAGAATATGTACCAGTGGTATAAGCGTGTAGAATGTGATCAAGATGAATATTACCTTGTTCTAATACTATATAATACAATTTATACGGTCCATCATACCCCTTATTATAAATTTCTCTACCATCAAATTTGACCTCTACACTGTATGTTCCAGGTGATAAAGATATATCAGTATAGGCATGGCTTATATAATCACTTTCTAAATTATCACATAACCCCCCTTTTATTCTAAATTCTCCAGTTTCTGAAACATTTATTTCTACATTTATTACCAAATAATTATAATATTCATCATCATCATCATCTGTATCCAATCCATAATCAGATAGTTTACCAGTAAAATGTGCAGTTATAGTTCCTGCCTCACTATATCCTGAAAGACTTAACCAGATACTTATTATTAATATACCTAAAATAATAATTTTCTTTTTCATAGCTCTTCTTTGTAATCGAATTAAACGAATTAAACTAAATTTTTTAGTAATCGGATTAAGCGGATTTATCGAATTATTTTTATCCGTTTACTAATTATTCTTCCCTTTTAATCTTTTTTACCTTTGGAACTTCTGATTCTTCTTTCGTTAGTGAAGATTTCGTAGATTCAACTTGTCGCTTCTCTTTATCTATATCTTCTATTCTGACGATGAAAATATCAGAACCTTCGCCTATCATACCTATAAAGAGTAATTTTTTACTATCAGTAGACCATGATAGTTCCCGCCATATTTTTGGTACATTCTCAATTTTTCTCAATCCACTTCCATCACTATTTATAAGCCACACCTCTCCACTTCCACCAAAGATAGCCATTTTTTTATCCGGAGACCATATTAAACCACAACCTGTATTTTCCATAATTAATTTATTTGTTCCATCAGGATTTTTTATCCAAAGGTCTATCTTGGGTAATTTTTTCTCTCCAGTAATAACTGGGATTTCCCCTTCTTTTAAAGGAATACCATCTGCTGTAAAATAGAATTTCTGACTTACTGGGAAAGCTAGTGCTCTCCGAACTTGTTCCATTTCTCTAATCTTACTATGTTTCTCAAAGATAATGGTATGTCCTTCTCCGGGTGCCCAAATTGGTTCGTATTCATCATATGGGTCACCACCTAATACTTCCATCTTTTTTGTATTGACATCTATTACTACACATCTTCCAGGGTCAAACCTATGCCATGAAGTTTGAGCACATAAGATTTTAGTATCATCAGGAGACCATTTTGGAAGTCTATAACTCATTATATCGTTAGGCTTAGGAGTAAGACATATTTCTTCTGTCCCATCAACATTCATTATCCAAAGAGTATCCCTATCTTTCCCTGTTTCTAAAATCCCATTTCTATCTGTATCTTCTCTCAATATATAAGCAATCTTCCTTCCATCATGTGACCAAGTTGGCTCCATCTTCATAGTTTTAGGGACAGTAGGAGTTATTTGTATAGCTTTTATAGACAACTCACTACTTTCTACTTTCTTAGATCCTTCTCCCATAAACTTGCTTTTGGCTATACCTACTCCAACAAGAAATAGTACCCCAAGAATAATCAATAATAGATTAATAAAAAATTTATTATTTTTGATCATTTTGATCACCTCTCAAAATTTTGTTTTAATGATCTTCTAACCATTGAGCTTCACTATAGTTGTATGGTGCATTAGGATATGTCCATGACTTCAGAAGTATATTTAACCTCTGTTTTATTTGAATTGCATACCTTATCGATTCTTCTGACATTAAATCATCTCTTACAATATACATCCAAGCATAACTCCTTAGTATTTGACCTACTCCTAATTCTCCTCCGTTATATCCAGCTAATGCCTTAGCTAACAAATCAATATTGTCATCTCCACTGACTTGACAGTAATTAAAAGCAGTATTTAAGCAGGGCACATTCATATACTGAGCCCCTGCTAATAAATTTCCATCGGGTGCATATAAGTTAGTATTTGCTGGTATATTGCCTAAATTATTATATGCCAAACTATTAAATGGTTGGATTTGTAAGAATCCTAATGCACCTCTAAAAGATATAGTAATTCTTCTATTCTGCCAGTGAGTGCCACTTGATTCCTGCTCTATCATGCCTCGCAAAAGTTCCTCTTCATCTGTACTATCAGGTGGAATATCTGTAATAATTCCTTCTGGTAGATTAGTAATATCAGCAGATGCATCCTCTCGCCATTGTGGAAACCGAGCATCATTTTGTGTAATTGTATTTTCTGCAAAGACATCTAACGCATTTTGAAAGTTATTACGATGATTAAGTAAATTTGTAATCGTATCTGCATTAACCTGGCTACCAGGTGGATTTAACTGATTTTCTGATAACCAGGTACCTTGATTTGCTCTCTTAAATCTAATCACCTCTTCTCTTGTATGAGGACCATACATACCATCTATTTGATTTCCAATAAAATCATAGCATATAAACCTG includes these proteins:
- a CDS encoding gliding motility-associated C-terminal domain-containing protein, translating into MKKKIIILGILIISIWLSLSGYSEAGTITAHFTGKLSDYGLDTDDDDDEYYNYLVINVEINVSETGEFRIKGGLCDNLESDYISHAYTDISLSPGTYSVEVKFDGREIYNKGYDGPYKLYYIVLEQGNIHLDHILHAYTTGTYSYTQFQPPQASFTGSFTDYGLDTDNDEWYNYLVVNVEVNVIEAGDFRIRGNLYDNLGNNSITQVYTNISLLSGTHTVELKFDGREIYNKGYDGPYKLRNLDLYQGNTYLDDIQDAYTTGIYSHTQFQLPDASFTGSFTDYALDTDDDEYYNYLVINAEVNVIEAGDFRIRGNLYDNSGNHSITYVHTNISLLSGTHTVELKFDGREIYNKGYDGPYKLCNLDLYQGNTCLDDIQDAFTTGTYSYTQFQPPKVSFTGSFTDYGLDTDNDEWYNYLVVNVEVNVIEAGDFRIRGNLYDNSGNHSITYGFTNISLSPGTHTIELKFDGREIYDKSYDGPYKLQNLYIRDENTGTQLDYISNAYTTGTYSYTQFQIPEASFTGSFTDYCLDTDDDERYNYLVINVEINVLETGEFRIDGNLYDNLGNYISCGYTHNILLATGTHTIELKFDGREIYSKGYNGPYKLRYIKLWQDYIQLDYISNAYTTGTYSYTQFQSPNAKFTGSFTDYALDTDDDERYNYLVINAEVNVIKAGEFRIEKWLYDNSGSNSITYGFTNISLSPGTHTIELKFDGRRIYDKSYDGPYKLQNLYLRDENTGAQLDYISNAYTTGTYSYTQFQIPEASFTGSFTDYGLDTDNDEWYNYLVVKVEVNVIEAGDFRIRGNLYDNSGNHSITYVYTNISLLSGTHTVELKFDGREIYNRGYDGPYGLRLDLWQSNFHLEYISGYTGTYSYTQFQPPQASFTGSFTDYALDTDDDEYYNYLVINAEVNAIEAGDFRIRGNLYDNSGNHSITYVHTNISLLSGTHTVELKFDGREIYNKGYEGPYKLRNLDLYQGNTCLDDIQDAYTTGIYSHRQFQLPDASFTGSFTDYGLDTDNDEWYNYLVVNVEVNVIEAGDFRIRGKLYDNSGNNSITYVHTNISLLSGTHTVELKFDGREIYNKGYEGPYKLRNLDLYQGNTCLDDIQDAFTTGTYSYTQFQPPEASFTGSFTDYCLDTDDDERYNYLVINVEVNVIEAGDFRIRGNLYDNLGNNSITYVHTNISLLSGTHTVELKFDGREIYNKGYEGPYKLRNLDLYQGNTCLDDIQDAYTTGTYSHTQFQLPDASFTGSFTDYALDTDDDEFYNYLVVNHEINVVNAGEFRISGELWDNSGNSPITSGYTNISLQPGTYTIKFKFNGRKIYNTGYDGPYKVDNVRLCIETIEKEEVEEEVEEEAEEEKVPIPMGLVEIDTLPYPYITGTYSYTQFQIPEVTFSGTPTNDYGLDTDGDGLHNYLVININVKVRKPGEFMIKGLLCEDFKEPPFNVIKYIDIMHKFLSTGTQTIALKIDGKDIYSKGINGPYNLFPLFILIKDDSDWMEVDYSKFVYTTSGSYKYTDFQPLDVPMMQDLNKVCVYPNPFIPSKSKTDVIIFKNLTQDVTLRIFTISGELVFKKEGIDYTYEWDGRNDAGRKVASGVYLYCITNTKGDKCIGKLAIIK